A stretch of DNA from Anaerolineae bacterium:
CGGCGGCTCTGGTGCCGCAGGTCCTGCCCACCTTCTGGATCAGCATTGCCACGGAAGTGTTGATCTACGGCCTGTTGGCCATGAGCGTGAACTTCTTGGGTGGCTACGGCGGTCTGGTGTCGCTGGGGCACGCCGGCCTGTTCGGCATCAGCGCCTACACCGTCGGCTATCTGGTGACGCGCATGGGAGTGAATCACTATGTGGCGTTCCTGGCCGGCATCTTGCTGACCCTGGCGGTAGGCGCTATCTTCGGCGGGGTTGCCATCCGTGCCACCGGCATCTATTTCCTGATGATCACCTATGCCGAGGGTATGGTGGTCTGGGGCCTGGCGTACCGCTGGGCGAAGGTTACCGGCGCCGAGAACGGCATTCGCGGCATCACTCGCCCGGAGCTGTTTACCAAGGGCTGGCAGTACTACTACATTGTGCTCGTCGTCTTCGTGTTGACCGTATACTTGATGTGGCGGGTGCTGAACTCTTCTTTCGGCCTGACCCTGCGGGGCATCCGGGAATGCGAGCCGCGCATGGCCGCCCTGGGCT
This window harbors:
- a CDS encoding branched-chain amino acid ABC transporter permease, which translates into the protein MSSWWKYGVIVLLLIAAALVPQVLPTFWISIATEVLIYGLLAMSVNFLGGYGGLVSLGHAGLFGISAYTVGYLVTRMGVNHYVAFLAGILLTLAVGAIFGGVAIRATGIYFLMITYAEGMVVWGLAYRWAKVTGAENGIRGITRPELFTKGWQYYYIVLVVFVLTVYLMWRVLNSSFGLTLRGIRECEPRMAALGYNVQVHKFLGYMWSAFFAGIAGGLYAYYNRFVSPSTVQLSVSSESVLMMVLGGVGTFFGPLLGSLIIIVGRNMISLYTARWPIIMGTIFVLTVLLAPKGIIGTLSAWWEQRKKVSAGVVETVEASARKEVGAEGEVRVGTESQS